The Littorina saxatilis isolate snail1 unplaced genomic scaffold, US_GU_Lsax_2.0 scaffold_2506, whole genome shotgun sequence genome has a window encoding:
- the LOC138955766 gene encoding ras-related protein Rab-1B-like, giving the protein MSDYDLTVKIILLGDYTVDKAKLLRALKALPKEQEVMFLGARSGVVEMLFIRKGKRIRAKISDTAGQERFRSITSSFYRGAHGCLLVFDVTQKATFESLNGWQQELHRNTIADDIVVTLAGCNCHVASSERQVAKKAAQEFAEYLGIPYEEVSIKLVGTLVKTLEDVVDRIVLMASRMPVLSDSIKPLEQRLEEKQQQQLVKRRHCACWY; this is encoded by the exons ATGTCGGATTACGACCTCACCGTGAAAATCATTCTGCTGGGAGATTATACCGTCGACAAAGCGAAACTACTTCGGGCTCTCAAAGCCTTGCCGAAGGAACAAGAGGTTATGTTCCTTGGAGCGCGCTCGGGTGTAGTGGAAATGCTCTTCATACGAAAAGGCAAACGCATTCGTGCCAAAATCAGCGACACAGCAG gtcAAGAGCGCTTTCGAAGCATCACGTCTTCGTTCTATAGAGGGGCACACgggtgtttgcttgtgtttgaCGTCACGCAGAAGGCAACGTTCGAAAGTCTGAATGGCTG GCAGCAAGAGCTTCACAGAAACACCATAGCAGACGACATCGTGGTGACGTTGGCCGGCTGTAACTGTCACGTGGCTTCCAGCGAACGGCAGGTGGCCAAAAAAGCGGCCCAGGAGTTCGCCGAGTACCTGGGGATCCCTTACGAAGAGGTGAGCATCAAGCTCGTGGGCACGTTGGTCAAGACTCTTGAGGACGTCGTGGACAGGATCGTGCTGATGGCGTCCAGGATGCCTGTCCTGTCTGATTCCATCAAACCCCTGGAGCAACGGTTAGAAgagaaacaacagcaacagcttGTGAAGCGAAGACACTGTGCGTGTTGGTATTAG